From one Solanum stenotomum isolate F172 chromosome 12, ASM1918654v1, whole genome shotgun sequence genomic stretch:
- the LOC125848279 gene encoding aspartic proteinase PCS1-like — MDDSVNLLLLHLVFSTLFIQSIATKHSLILPLIVKKTASISSPNRVAFHHNVSLTVSLSIGSPPQQVVMVLDTGSELSWLHCKKTPITPLIFNPLVSSSYSAIPCSSPTCRTKTRDFSIPVSCDPKKLCHATLSYADSSSVEGNLATETFHIDNLNLPGVVFGCMDMSSSSNPEDSRTTGLIGMNRGGLSFVTQMGYPKFSYCISGRDSNGVLLFGEANLPWLKPRKYTPLVQMSTPLPYFDRVAYTVQLEGIKVGETILPLPKSVLIPDHTGAGQTMVDSGTQFTYLLGPAYTALKNEFIKQTKGVLRVLNDPNFVFQGAMDLCYLVESTRTILPRLPPVTLMFPGVEMSVMGEKLLYKLAGVTRGKDQVHCFTMGNSDLLGVAAYIIGHHHQQNFWMEFDLANSRVGLAQVSCELAGQKLGLGL; from the coding sequence ATGGATGACTCTGTTAATCTTCTGCTTCTTCACCTTGTGTTTTCTACCTTATTCATTCAATCAATTGCTACTAAACATTCATTGATTCTTCCTCTCATAGTTAAGAAAACAGCATCTATCTCCTCCCCAAACAGAGTTGCTTTTCATCATAATGTTTCGCTTACTGTCTCTCTTTCTATTGGGTCACCTCCACAACAAGTTGTCATGGTGCTCGATACAGGGAGTGAACTTTCTTGGCTCCATTGTAAAAAAACCCCAATAACACCTTTAATTTTCAACCCGCTTGTTTCTTCTTCATACTCTGCCATCCCCTGTTCTTCACCGACATGCAGAACGAAAACCCGGGATTTTTCCATACCCGTTTCATGTGACCCGAAAAAACTCTGCCATGCTACGCTGTCGTACGCTGACAGTTCTTCCGTTGAGGGTAATTTAGCTACTGAAACTTTCCATATCGATAATTTGAATTTACCCGGTGTTGTATTCGGGTGCATGGATATGAGTTCAAGTTCAAACCCGGAAGATTCAAGGACTACCGGGTTAATAGGAATGAACCGTGGTGGTTTATCTTTCGTTACACAAATGGGTTACCCGAAATTCTCTTATTGTAtttcgggtcgtgacagtaacGGCGTTCTCCTATTTGGAGAAGCGAATTTGCCTTGGCTTAAACCAAGGAAGTACACTCCGTTAGTTCAAATGTCAACTCCGTTACCTTATTTTGATCGGGTCGCTTATACGGTTCAGTTGGAAGGAATTAAAGTTGGTGAGACGATTTTACCCTTGCCTAAATCCGTACTCATACCGGATCATACTGGAGCGGGTCAAACGATGGTTGATtcgggtactcaatttacttatctACTTGGCCCGGCTTACACCGCGTTAAAAAATGAGTTCATTAAACAAACCAAAGGCGTGTTGAGGGTATTGAACGACCCAAATTTCGTATTCCAAGGGGCGATGGACTTGTGTTACTTAGTTGAATCGACTCGTACGATACTACCGCGGTTGCCACCAGTAACATTGATGTTTCCAGGTGTGGAAATGAGCGTTATGGGTGAAAAATTGCTTTACAAATTAGCAGGGGTAACgagaggaaaggatcaagtgCATTGTTTTACGATGGGAAATTCAGACTTACTAGGAGTAGCAGCGTACATTATTGGACATCATCACCAGCAAAATTTCTGGATGGAATTTGATCTTGCAAACTCTAGAGTTGGATTAGCTCAAGTTAGTTGTGAATTAGCAGGTCAAAAATTAGGACTAGgcttataa